A portion of the Phycisphaerales bacterium genome contains these proteins:
- a CDS encoding GC-type dockerin domain-anchored protein, with protein MVEGSPASVVRDMLVIDDGGGESLYLGGRMHLPGIASSIGAARWDGDAWTALGEGFDDDALSLAFFDRGDGPALYAAGRFEEIGDDRVEYIARWDGDAWRPLDEPLEGGAILITGWDQGDLRGLYAVGGSGYIDDRYIGGVPRWGACTPCPADLDIDGALTIFDFLVFQNLFQHGDLRADFDGDGELTLFDFLAFQTAFDAGCP; from the coding sequence GTGGTCGAAGGGTCTCCGGCCTCGGTGGTGCGTGACATGCTGGTCATCGATGATGGTGGCGGCGAGTCGTTGTACCTGGGTGGGCGGATGCACCTTCCCGGCATCGCCAGTAGCATCGGCGCCGCCCGTTGGGACGGCGACGCATGGACCGCGCTCGGGGAAGGTTTCGACGATGACGCCCTCTCGCTGGCGTTCTTCGATCGCGGCGACGGGCCAGCGCTCTACGCCGCCGGGCGCTTCGAGGAGATCGGCGACGACCGCGTCGAGTACATCGCCCGATGGGATGGCGACGCGTGGCGGCCGCTCGACGAACCCCTGGAAGGCGGCGCCATCCTCATCACGGGGTGGGATCAGGGCGACCTGCGCGGCCTGTACGCCGTGGGAGGGTCGGGGTACATCGACGATCGGTACATCGGCGGCGTGCCGCGCTGGGGCGCCTGCACCCCGTGCCCGGCCGACCTCGACATCGATGGGGCGTTGACGATCTTCGACTTCCTGGTGTTCCAGAACCTGTTCCAGCATGGCGACCTTCGCGCCGACTTCGATGGCGACGGTGAGCTCACCCTCTTCGACTTCCTGGCCTTCCAGACCGCCTTCGACGCGGGCTGCCCGTAG